CCCGGCTGGTGGTTGAAGGTTTCATCACCGGCCTGCATAAAAGCCCCTATCACGGGTTTTCGGCGGAATTCGCCGAACACCGCCAGTACATGGAAGGCGATTCCCTCCGCTATCTTGACTGGAAGGTGTATGCCCGGAGCGACCGCATGTATGTAAAGCGGTTCGAGGAGGAAACCAACCTGAAATCCCATATCATCCTCGATATGAGCGGCTCCATGGCATTTCAGAACCGGGGCGCGGTGACCAAATTCCGCTATGCGAGCATCCTCGCCAGCGCCCTGGCATTTCTGATGATCAGGCAGCGTGACAGCGTGGGACTGGTCACTTTTTCCGACACCATGAAATCGTATGTCCCGCCGCGGTCGGTGCAGTCCCAGCTCAAGGAGATCATCAAAGCCCTCTCCGCTTCACAGCCGGAAGGGAAGACGGTGACCGGCGCTGTCCTTCATACCATGGCGGAGAGAATCTCGACCCGCGGCCTGGTCATTCTCATCAGCGATCTGGTGGTAAATCCCGATGAGCTCATCCACGGCCTCAAGCATTTCCGTCACAACGGCCACGAGGTGCTGGTTTTCCATATACTCGATCCCATGGAGCTTTCATTCGATTTTAACGGCGAGACCCGGTTTACCGACCTTGAAACAGGCGCCCGCATTACCACACAGCCCTGGCATATCCGTGAGAGCTATCTTTCCCTGATGCAGGAAAGGCTCTCCCGGCTGGTACGTGCCATGCATGAAATCCCGGTGGAATATGCCCGGTTCACCACCGACATCCCGTTCGACCGCGCCCTGACTGAGTATCTTTCCAAACGGAAGAGGCTCCACTGATGAATTTTCTGAATTCCATTATTCTTCTCGGGATGGGCGCCGCGCTTCTGCCGCTCCTCATTCACCTCTTCTCCCGCCGCCGTGCGGTGGATGTCTCCTTTCCTTCCATCGAATTCCTCGAACGCATGAAAACCGACCGTATGCGGCGGCTCAGGCTGAAACAGCTCCTCATGCTCCTCCTTCGCACCCTTATCATCATCATGGTTATCCTGGCTTTCGCCCGTCCGGCGATCCGGAGCATCTTCCAGAAGAACGCCCACACCTCGGCGGTGATCATCATCGACAGTTCAGCTAGCATGCTGTATGCCGAAAGCGGCGAGTCACTGTTCGCCTCAGCCATTCGGAAAACCGAGGAGATTCTCTCCCTGCTCCGTGATGAGGACACCGCTGCGGTCATCCTTTCCGGAGGAGCCCCGGCGACTCTGGGGACCGGTCTTACGAAAGACCGCAAGGAACTGGTGAAAGCCCTGTCCGGCGCCCGGAATTCCGGCGGGGTGAACCGCTCCTCCGCCTCGTTCCGCAAGGCATTCGACCTGCTCGCCGCTTCTACCGCCCCGAACCGTGAAATCTACTATCTGACAGACGGAGCGGTTAATGCCCTTCCCGACTCGATGGCTGAAGTAAAGAACGTCCGGCTTTATAACATACTTATCGGGCCGGCGCAGAGAAATGGCGCGGTAATCGAGGATATTACCCTGTCGGATTACCTTCTCTCGCCCGGGAAAAAGAACAGGGTGACTGCGGAGGGAAGCCTCGGTCCTGAAGATACCGGCGCCGGGATCGAATTCTTTGTGAACAGCGAGCGCAAGGGAAGAACGGAAGTGCAGAAATCCTCCGGCAGCCGGGTAAAAGCCGATTTTGAATACACTCCGGAAAATCCCGGCTGGTATTCCATATGGGCTACGGCTGCCGACGGTCGGTTTGAGCCGGGTGAAACCCGCCGCATGGTGGTCCATGTACCGCGGAAAACGAATATCCTTAT
This is a stretch of genomic DNA from Candidatus Latescibacter sp.. It encodes these proteins:
- a CDS encoding DUF58 domain-containing protein → MKQIYQDFLSPEVVSRISRLDLIARLVVEGFITGLHKSPYHGFSAEFAEHRQYMEGDSLRYLDWKVYARSDRMYVKRFEEETNLKSHIILDMSGSMAFQNRGAVTKFRYASILASALAFLMIRQRDSVGLVTFSDTMKSYVPPRSVQSQLKEIIKALSASQPEGKTVTGAVLHTMAERISTRGLVILISDLVVNPDELIHGLKHFRHNGHEVLVFHILDPMELSFDFNGETRFTDLETGARITTQPWHIRESYLSLMQERLSRLVRAMHEIPVEYARFTTDIPFDRALTEYLSKRKRLH